The Variovorax paradoxus genome window below encodes:
- a CDS encoding helix-turn-helix transcriptional regulator: MSDGRGSVYVELAPLAAHRALLDHLFILVDDGTLTAPGRHRFATPFSEIRYLRRPDDDPPWQASWSRPVADARPRQRALAGMVVGFRAHAQPSPGALPELGPIDIDGSLDAAAHALDALAADLCPCLGGAPPAAAVSQRTLRRRFEASVGLGPKAWQALHRFRGALLDLARSPASLADTAQARGYADQSHMSADFQRRAGTSPGRFAARSRAEAGGDVGRFFQDPALRQRVHTLVST, from the coding sequence GTGAGCGATGGGCGAGGGAGTGTCTACGTCGAGCTGGCGCCGCTCGCGGCGCACCGCGCGCTGCTCGACCACCTGTTCATCCTCGTCGACGACGGCACCCTGACCGCGCCGGGCCGGCACCGCTTCGCGACGCCGTTCTCCGAGATCCGCTACCTGCGGCGGCCGGACGACGATCCGCCGTGGCAGGCGTCCTGGTCGCGGCCCGTGGCCGACGCGCGGCCCCGGCAACGCGCGCTCGCGGGCATGGTGGTCGGCTTTCGCGCGCATGCGCAGCCGTCGCCCGGCGCGCTGCCGGAGCTCGGGCCGATCGACATCGACGGATCGCTCGACGCGGCGGCCCATGCGCTCGACGCCCTCGCGGCGGACCTGTGCCCGTGCCTCGGCGGGGCGCCGCCCGCGGCCGCGGTGTCGCAACGCACGCTGCGGCGCCGCTTCGAGGCCAGTGTCGGCCTGGGCCCGAAGGCCTGGCAGGCGCTGCACCGCTTTCGCGGCGCGCTGCTCGATCTCGCGCGCTCGCCGGCCAGCCTCGCCGACACGGCGCAGGCGCGCGGCTATGCCGACCAGTCGCACATGTCGGCCGACTTCCAGCGCCGCGCCGGCACCTCGCCCGGTCGCTTCGCCGCGCGCTCGCGCGCCGAGGCCGGCGGCGATGTTGGCCGATTCTTCCAAGACCCGGCGCTGCGACAACGGGTACACACCCTGGTTTCCACGTGA